The genomic stretch TTCGTCGTCGGCTCGGTCACCAGCCTCGAATGCGTGTTCCAGAGCGAAGGCCGCCGTCCCGAACCCTATATCGCTACCGTGCGCCGGATCGGTCTCGATCTCGGCATTACCGAGCAGACCCAATTCACCTGGGCGGTAAATGCGACGAACTCCAGGCTCGCGCGCGGCGATCTCGCCGGCAATTATGGCGGCGTCGGCGCCAATGCCTCGGTCGGCATCGGCGGCGGTGGTAATTTCCTGGTCGGCGGTCCGGCCAATGCCTACGCCCTGCAGCCGATCAGCGTGCAGGGGCAGACCGGGCTGAACGTCGCCGCCGGTGTCGCCGGCCTTGAGCTGCAGCCGGTTCAGTTCGGCGGCGGCCGCCGGCACTATCATCACCGGCATCACCATCGCGGCTGAAGAAATATAAGGTAACGAAAAAGGCCCGCGGAAGCGGGCCTCTTTTTTATTTGCGCAATGGCCAAAATCTGGCACCGGGGCTTCCGTTGTGGCATAGAACAGCTAGCGCCGCGGGCACGGCGCCGTTTTTGTTCTCTTGCTCGCATCGCAGCTTTCAGCCGGAGATTTCTTCATGCGTCGCTTCATCATCCTCGCCAGTGCCGGCTTGACCATGCTGGCCGCATCCATCGCCGGAGCCAACGCGCAAGCGCCGATGCAACGCGTGCAGGTCGGCGTTCTGGAGTGCCGCGGCGGCGCAAGCGTCGGTTTCGTCGTCGGTTCCGTGACCAATCTCGGTTGTGTGCTGCGGGTCGATGGCGTGCCTGACGACCGCTATATCGCGACCATCCGTAAAGTGGGTCTCGATCTCGGCATCACCCAGGAATCGGCGCTGGCCTGGGGCGTGTTTGCGCCGGCGGCGCGGCTCGGGCCGGGCGACCTCACCGGCGATTATGCCGGCACACAGGGCAGCGCGACGCTCGGCGTCGGCGTCGGCGGCAATGTACTGGTCGGCGGTTCCAACAATTCGATCGCGCTGCAGCCGCTCAGCTTGCAGGGCCAGGTCGGCGTCAACGTCGCTGCCGGGCTGGAAAGCCTGGAACTTAGGCCGGGACGGTAATCTTGTCCCTCGCCGTCATTGCGAGGAGCGAAGCGACGAAGCAATCCATTCTTTCTTCGCATGGTTAGATGGATTGCTTCGCTGCGCTCGCAATGACGCTGGGGCGCCTGGAGCCAGCCCTTAAGGATGCACCGCAGCGAATTTTTCTCCCTTGCCAAATCGCCGGGACGGGCGGAGCATCAGTGCGCCGACCCAATCAAGGGCCGAGCTCCAGATGAGGAGGCGGCAATGGGACAGGACGTCAGAAGTCCCCGAGGTCCACGGTGCATTGCGCTGGTGGGCCCTTTCCAGAGCGGTAAAACCACACTGTTAGAAGCAATTTTGGCGCGGACGGGCGCCATTCGTAATGCCGGCAGCGTCGATGCCGGAACCTCCGTCGGCGATGCCAGCCCCGAGGCGCGCCACCACAAGATGGGCACCGGCCTCACCGCCGCCACCACGAGTTTCATGGGCGACAACTATACCTTTATCGATTGTCCCGGTTCGATCGAGTTCGCGCATGACATGCGCGCCGCGATCCCGGCGGTCGATGCCGCGGTCGTGGTCTGCGAAGCCGATGAAAAGAAGCTGCCGCAACTGCAGATCATTTTGCGCGAGCTCGAGGATCTCGGTATTCCCCGCTTTCTGTTCCTGAACAAGATCGATCGCGCCAACAAGCGCATCCGCGAGACGCTCGCGACCTTGCAGCCGGCGTCGCGCGTGCCGCTGGTGCTGCGCCAAATTCCGATCTGGAACGGCGAATTGATCGAAGGCTTTGTCGATCTCGCGCTGGAGCGCGCCTTTGTCT from Bradyrhizobium sp. Ash2021 encodes the following:
- a CDS encoding DUF992 domain-containing protein, with product MRLSTLSIAIAALAASIASANAMPPVRAGILQCQGGQNVGFVVGSVTSLECVFQSEGRRPEPYIATVRRIGLDLGITEQTQFTWAVNATNSRLARGDLAGNYGGVGANASVGIGGGGNFLVGGPANAYALQPISVQGQTGLNVAAGVAGLELQPVQFGGGRRHYHHRHHHRG
- a CDS encoding DUF992 domain-containing protein, coding for MRRFIILASAGLTMLAASIAGANAQAPMQRVQVGVLECRGGASVGFVVGSVTNLGCVLRVDGVPDDRYIATIRKVGLDLGITQESALAWGVFAPAARLGPGDLTGDYAGTQGSATLGVGVGGNVLVGGSNNSIALQPLSLQGQVGVNVAAGLESLELRPGR